GCACAGACCGGGTCTATCCATTCGAGGTGCTCGTACCGGTCGGCGCGGCCGGGGTCACCCAGACCTCGAAGGTGGTGCTCGACCAGGTCCGGACCGTCGACAAGCGCCGGCTCGGACGGTACATCGGCGTCCTTGACAACACGCTGATGCAGGCGGTCAACCTGGCGATCCGGCGGAGCCTCGCCGTCGAGTCCGACGACGTGTAAACACGGTCCACCGCGAGCCGACGACTCCAGCCCGCGACGAATGCCCTCAATGGGCCAGAACTCACCGGGCATCATGCGCGCCGAAGAAAAACGGCGCGGTCGGTCCAGGGGGTCTGGCTGTCTCGCTGGATCAGCAGACGCAGCGCCCGAACCAGCCCGCCCACGTCACCCTGGCGGATTGTGCGCTCGTCCATCAGGATCACGCTGCTGTGCGGACGCCCGGTCTCTGCCCAGACCTTGAGCAGTTCCGGCAGCGTGCGGCAGTCATAGGTAATCAGGACGCGGGCGTCAGCGTGGGCTGCGACGAGCAGATCGTGGTCCGGGGCGTCCCGATAGGCGCCGCGCTGCCACTCCTCGAGTGTCAGGATGTCGATGCCATCACCGGCGAGCGACTGCGCCACCGCCGATGGCACGTGCGCGTCAAGCAGGAGGCGCATCGACCGTCACGATCTCCAGGCCGGGGATCAGTCTGGACAGTCGGGCCGGATCGGGGGCATTGTCCAAGATGGCGGCGTCGATCTCGTCAGGATACGCACTCGCGTAGGCGACGGCCGCCTGTACCCAGGACATCGGCGTCTCCAGGCTCGACGCCGTCCGGGCCTGGTCCCCCTCAACGGCTCGCAGGAACGACACGATCTGCCAGACGGCGAGGCGCGAGCCTTTGAGGTACGCCTGACGCCCGGCCGGGGAGTCGCGAAACTCGATCAGGGCGAATTCAGCTTGCCGAAGCGCCTCCTCCAGGAGGATCGCCGCCGCCTCGGATGGGGTTCGCCCAAACCTGCGGGCGGCACGCCGGAGCCGCTCGACCTGTTCATCCCGGAGCCGCAGACTGACGACCTTGCTCACACGGCCTCCTCGATGAGTGACATTGCTGACAGTGTAACTCGCGGCGATGTCCGCAGCGCGGCGTGTTTCCATGCGACGGCCCCCTGCCGCCCCAGATACCATTCGCCAGAAGCGCCGCCAGCGAAGGGGGCACCGGTCCTATGAAGAAGCTCATTAACGACGCCGACTCGTACCTGCTGCAAGGCTTGCGCGGCTTCGGGCGCGCCCACGCCGACCTCGTCCGCGTCGACCTCGACCGGCGCATCATCGTGCGGAACGACGCGCCGCGCCCGGACAAGGTCGCGCTGGTCTCCGGCGGCGGGTCCGGCCACGAGCCGCTGCACGGCGGGTTCGTCGGGCCAGGGATGCTGGACGCCGCCTGCCCTGGCGAGGTCTTCACCTCACCGCCGCCAGATCCGATCGTCGCGGCGACGCAAGCCGTGGACGCTGGCGCGGGCGTCGTCTACATCGTCAAGAACTACACCGGCGACGTGATGAACTTTCAGATCGCCGCCGAGCTGGCCGCTGACGAGGGGATCACCGTCGAGTCGGTGCTGGTTGACGACGACGTCGCCGTCGAGGACAGCCTCTACACGGCCGGCCGGCGGGGGACCGGCGCGGCCCTGCTGGTCGAGAAGATCGCGGGGGCCTGCGCCGAGGCCGGCGGCTCGCTGGCGGATGTCGTGGCGCTCGGACGGCGCGTCGCGAGCACCAGCCGCAGCTTCGGGGTGGCGCTGACCTCCTGCACGACGCCAGCGGCCGGCCGCCCGACGTTCGAGATCGGCCCGGACGAGATGGAGTTCGGCGTCGGCATCCACGGCGAGCCGGGCCGTCGCCGCGAGCAGATCCGTCCGGCCAGCGAGATCGTCCGCGAGATGACCGACGCGATCCTGGCCGAGCTGAACCCGGCCGGCCCGCGGGTGCTGGCCTTCGTGAACGGCCTCGGTGGGACGCCCATCGGCGAGCTGTACCTCATCTACGATGAGCTGTCGCGGATCCTCGACGCGCGCGGGCTGACCATCGCACGGTCGCTGGTCGGCAGCTACGTCACCAGCCTGGACATGGCCGGCGCGTCGATCACCCTGCTGACGGTGGACGACGATCTGCTGCGCTGGTGGGACGCCCCGGTCCACACAGCGGCGCTGCGCTGGGGTTGCTGACACGGGGAACGGGGAGGGAGCGCTGGCCGTCAACGGTGGCGGACGTCGCGCACGTAGTGCTCGTTGACGCGATTGCTGATCGAGTACACCAGAATGTAGACGTACCAGTACAGGTAGTGGACGATCCACGACCAGAGCTTGAAGTTCGAAGCGCCGGAGTTGCGGTCGCGGTTCGTCGTCGGGACTTCGGCCAGCTTGTACCCGAGGACATAGGTCTTGGCGATGATCTCCATGGTGAATTCGAACCCGCCCTGGCTTCGAATAGAGATCTGATCCAGAATCGATTTCTTGTGGATGATGAACGCGTTCGTCATATCGTGGATCGGCAGCCCAGACAGGTGATGCAAGGTGGTGTTGGCCAACCGAGACAAGATGTACTTGAGCAGCGGCCCACCGATCTTCCGCCCGCCCTTCACGTACCGTGAGGCGACGACGAGGTCGTATCCCTCCAGTATCTTCGCGTACATCTTGTCAACCGTCGCTGGTGAGTCGGAGAGATCGGCCATCAACGGGACGATGTACGGCGTCGATGCAGCAGCAAAGCCCGTCTTCATCGCGTTGATGATGCCCTTGCCAAATGCGTTCTTGACGAACCGAGCATCGGGGTCGATCGCCAGAACGTCGTCGCGACGGAGCAGCGTTGGGTCGTCCTGGCTGTCGTACACGACGATACAGACGTGCGGGACCGTGACGTACTCCCGAATCTGCTCGAAGAGCGGGACGATGTTATCCTGCTCGTAGTACACGGGAATCAGCAGCGTGACGAGCGGCTGTTCAGCGAGCACCGTGCCACCTTCGGGAGCATCCATTGCTTGAGGGTTCAGGGCCGCTGGTCGTCGCGCCTGGATCAGCAGCAGCCGCGCGATGATGCCCCCGCGGCCGGCGCCACATCGGCATTCCCACCGGGGATGAGCATACCCCCAGAGCCTTCTGCGTCAGCGCCTCTATACTAGCACGGCTCGCAATGTGGACATTGTCTGCCGAGCAGAGATGTTGTCCGCCAGGCAAGGAACAGCATGAACGTGTCGCCGCCTGGACAGATGACTGCCGCGGACCGTCCGATGCACCTGCCCACTCCCAGGGCAGGTGCGCCCGCGCTGGCGCCTGGCTCACGCGAGGACGGCGCCCGGACAATGGCCTGGGCAGCCATGCTGCTCGCGTGCCTCGTCCCGATGGCGGCGTTCATCGTCGTGTCTCGCGGAGATTGGATCCTCGACTTCCGTGGCGCCGACAACTGGTCGTACGTCAAGTACTTTCGGGACTGGGCCACGACGGACCCGATCTTGCGGGCGGAGATGAACGGGGACTACAAGGGTGCGCGGGTGGCCTGGATCCTGCTCGGGTACCTGTTCTACCGCTGGCTGCCGCCGGTCGGGGCCGACGCGGCCCTCAACCTCGTGATGGCGGTTCTGCACCTGCTGCTCACGCTGGTTCTGGCCACGCGCGTCTGCGGGCGTCACGCCGGCGTGCTCGCGACGATCGTAGCCGCGTCCTATACCGGATACTATGCGACGGGCATCGCCGGCTTCTGGTCGTATCATGGCGTGCTGACGAGTCTCCTCTACCTGCTCCTGCTGCTCGGCCTTGCGGAGCATGCGACCGGGCGCGCGTCGGTTCGCGCCGGGGCGCTTGTCGGAGCCTCGGCTGCCGTCCTGGTGCTGACCCACCCGACCTACCTGATCGCACTGCCAGCGGCTGGCCTGTTCTGGCTCGTGCTCCGAGGGCGCCCGGCCCGCCATGCGCCGGAGACGATGGAGACAACGCAGGCAGGCGGACGGGGCGGCGCCAGGGGCAGCATCGGCCACGCGCTCAGCGGTGCGGTCCGCGAGTTTGGGCCATCATTCACGGCAGCGGCGTTGAGTGGCCTCGCGGCGGTGGCAGTGCTGTCGCTCGGAAGCTATCTTGCCGGCGGACAGCTCCTGTTCATGCGAGCGCTGGTGTCGACGGCCGTCGGCTTCTCCAACAACCCGTTCTGGGCCGTTCGGGCCGCTGACTGGTTTCCGGCCGCCGCGTGGATCGGGTTCCCGTCGGTCGTGGCTGTCGGCTGTGGCCTGACGCTGGCGGTACGCTGGACACGCGGCGAGCGGTTGCCCCGCCCAGGCGTGGCCGCGATGGCAGGCTTCCTCACGCTCTGGGGCATCATGTGGGGGCTGGAAGCAGCAGGCAAGCCGTTCATCCAATCGGTTCACGTCAACTACATGGCGCTGGGACCGGCCGCCATCGCGTTGGCCGCGGTGCTGCGCTGGATGCCGCCGAAGCCGCTCCTGAGCGCCGGGGGGCATCCGGCTCTGGCAGCCGTGCTGTTCGCCATCGCCCTGACGCTCCCGCAGGTGCTCCTGCCAGAATCAGCCGTGTCGGCCATCACGCAGGCGCTGCGGCTGCCCCTCGGGGGCCTGGTCCTTGCGGGTGGCGCGGTCGGCTGTATGCTGCTTGGCGGTCTCGCCCTCGGCCTCATGGCGGCGGCGCCGGGCATCCGTACGCTGCTGGTCGCCGGCGTGTGTCTGGGGGTCGCCTGGATGGTCGGCGGACCAACACCCCCAAACCTGGGCGACCCGCCATCATGCGGCGTCGTGCAGGCGCACACCAACCTCGTGACGGACGTGACGCGCTGGCTTGGCGGGCGCGGCTGGCACGGTCATGCGCGCCTCTGGTACGCCCCGAGCGAGCAGTTTTCGATGCCACCTGGATGCCCGGGCTACACGATGCTCGCCGCCGGCGAATCGATCGAGCAGGCCGGCATGGTCTGGGACATCATGACCGAGGCCCCCAACCGCATCGAGGCCATTGACCCTCGTGACCTCCGCAACGTCTCGGAGCGGGAGCGGGGCGCGCTTGTCGTGCTCTCAACCCCCGAGCGCGCAGCGGAGTACCATGAAGCCTTGCTCGCCTGGGGCCGCCGAACACCAGCCGCACCGGGCCTACGTCTGGCTGCCCGGCAGACGTTCACCCACGATCCGCTTGCGCTGACGGTGCAGGTCTATCGCTTCCGGTAGCCTGGTGCGCGGTGGAGTCTCAGGCTGGGCCTGGCTGCACCTCGGCAGGGCACCCCGTATGCTTGCGGGGCGAGATACGATCGAGCGGCATGGCGACAGCCCCAGGTGACGCCCTTCTGAAAGCTGTCCCGGCTCGGACCGCATGACGATGCGGGCAGGTGGAGCAGAGCGATGAGCAACAGCGTGGATGCACAGGTGTTTCGCCGCTGGATCCGGGAGTGCGCGCGGGTCATCGCGGAGCAGCGCGACGCGCTGACCGCGTTGGACGCCGCC
The DNA window shown above is from Chloroflexota bacterium and carries:
- a CDS encoding type II toxin-antitoxin system PemK/MazF family toxin — its product is MSRTFPRRGEVYWVNLDPTIGSEIARTRPCAIISNDVGNQYASRVIVAPLTTGGTDRVYPFEVLVPVGAAGVTQTSKVVLDQVRTVDKRRLGRYIGVLDNTLMQAVNLAIRRSLAVESDDV
- the dhaK gene encoding dihydroxyacetone kinase subunit DhaK, which gives rise to MKKLINDADSYLLQGLRGFGRAHADLVRVDLDRRIIVRNDAPRPDKVALVSGGGSGHEPLHGGFVGPGMLDAACPGEVFTSPPPDPIVAATQAVDAGAGVVYIVKNYTGDVMNFQIAAELAADEGITVESVLVDDDVAVEDSLYTAGRRGTGAALLVEKIAGACAEAGGSLADVVALGRRVASTSRSFGVALTSCTTPAAGRPTFEIGPDEMEFGVGIHGEPGRRREQIRPASEIVREMTDAILAELNPAGPRVLAFVNGLGGTPIGELYLIYDELSRILDARGLTIARSLVGSYVTSLDMAGASITLLTVDDDLLRWWDAPVHTAALRWGC
- a CDS encoding transcriptional regulator, whose protein sequence is MSKVVSLRLRDEQVERLRRAARRFGRTPSEAAAILLEEALRQAEFALIEFRDSPAGRQAYLKGSRLAVWQIVSFLRAVEGDQARTASSLETPMSWVQAAVAYASAYPDEIDAAILDNAPDPARLSRLIPGLEIVTVDAPPA
- a CDS encoding glycosyltransferase, whose product is MLAEQPLVTLLIPVYYEQDNIVPLFEQIREYVTVPHVCIVVYDSQDDPTLLRRDDVLAIDPDARFVKNAFGKGIINAMKTGFAAASTPYIVPLMADLSDSPATVDKMYAKILEGYDLVVASRYVKGGRKIGGPLLKYILSRLANTTLHHLSGLPIHDMTNAFIIHKKSILDQISIRSQGGFEFTMEIIAKTYVLGYKLAEVPTTNRDRNSGASNFKLWSWIVHYLYWYVYILVYSISNRVNEHYVRDVRHR
- a CDS encoding DUF5615 family PIN-like protein, yielding MRLLLDAHVPSAVAQSLAGDGIDILTLEEWQRGAYRDAPDHDLLVAAHADARVLITYDCRTLPELLKVWAETGRPHSSVILMDERTIRQGDVGGLVRALRLLIQRDSQTPWTDRAVFLRRA